In the Solanum pennellii chromosome 5, SPENNV200 genome, one interval contains:
- the LOC107020646 gene encoding uncharacterized protein LOC107020646 has product MNFLMLRSNQTAASEHSPARGVQSVPTHASKPSTTLEGLISEEPYTESEKRDGESDEFEDEDLADINEKNNSQFVANHMDVKEDEGWITIPKDKLPENWSEAPDISSICSLDRFFVIPGEQVHILACLSACKQDTEIITPFKVAAVMKQNGNTGITSGSVSPGEAVDDGSVSENGNANISPQKEVSTGENLLRLEDYKRQTESLVQRFNSSHFFARIAESDEALWSKRKAMEEVSDMIGADDSETVKTLKKKLSLSASTDKGNFDARTSGGVARNAVKCCSLSNGDIVVLLQVNVGIEFVRDPVLEILQFEKYHERSLSSLNEDNLTYAKQDPCGELLKWLLPIDNSISPSARPLSPPQLSSSASIRSTSTKPIVSGSSGSQLFSFGNFRSYSMSSLPPNSVPPPSVTTSTTGPSFNPEDWERFSFQRSVKSEKTGSEGLLSFRGVSLEPERFSVRCGLEGIFIPGRRWRRKIEIIQPVEITSFAADCNTDDLLCVHIKNVCPTHAPDIVVYIDAVTIIFEEASKSGPPLSLPIACIEAGEDYSLPNLALRRGEEHSFILRPVNPILKSSNGHSGKTFRSSRVHSRSASSTWHHLPIIEERNIGSPTDKYAVLVSCRCNYTESKLFFKQPTSWRPRISRDLMISVASEMTKQTLGSFEGGAQLPVQVLTLQASNLTSQDLTMTVLAPASFTSPPSVVSLSTSPTSPMSPFIGSSDFTERVSIDKQISAAPSNSSVSVNQVPEGKNLSQSVSFSERATPIPDVLPSGDSGCTHLWLQSRVPLGCVPAQSTATIKLEVLPLTDGIITLDSLQIDVKEKGVTYVPEHSLKINATSSISTGII; this is encoded by the exons GACTGCAGCTTCTGAGCATTCACCTGCTCGTGGAGTGCAATCGGTGCCAACCCATGCTTCCAAACCAAGTACTACTTTAGAGGGCCTTATTTCTGAAGAACCGTATACAGAGAGTGAGAAACGCGACGGTGAGAGTGATGAATTTGAGGATGAAGATCTTGCGGacataaatgagaaaaataactCTCAATTTGTTGCCAACCACATGGATGTCAAAGAGGACGAAGGATGGATAACTATTCCAAAGg ATAAACTTCCTGAAAACTGGAGTGAGGCACCAGATATCTCTTCCATATGCTCACTGGACCGCTTCTTTGTTATACCTG GTGAACAGGTCCATATACTTGCATGTCTCTCAGCCTGTAAGCAGGATACAGAAATCATTACACCTTTTAAAGTTGCGGCCGTCATGAAACAAAATGGTAACACAGGGATTACTTCCGGGTCTGTTTCCCCTGGAGAAGCAGTGGATGATGGTAGTGTAAGTGAGAATGGAAATGCAAATATTAGCCCCCAAAAGGAGGTTTCTACTGGTGAAAATCTGTTGAGACTGGAAGATTACAAAAGACAAACTGAATCACTAGTACAAAGGTTTAATAGTTCTCACTTTTTCGCTCGGATTGCCGAGTCAGATGAGGCTCTATGGTCGAAAAGAAAAGCTATGGAGGAAGTATCTGATATGATTGGAGCAGATGACTCAGAAACAGTGAAGACACTTAAAAAGAAGCTGTCTTTGAGTGCTTCCACTGATAAGGGAAACTTTGATGCTAGAACCTCTGGTGGAGTGGCAAGAAATGCTGTCAAGTGTTGTTCCCTTTCAAATGGAGATATAGTG GTACTTTTACAAGTAAATGTCGGTATTGAGTTTGTGAGAGATCCCGTGCttgaaattcttcaatttgagaAGTATCATGAGAGAAGTTTGTCGTCTTTGAATGAGGATAATTTGACATATGCAAAGCAGGATCCCTGTGGTGAACTGCTGAAATGGCTACTTCCTATAGATAATTCTATTTCTCCTTCCGCACGACCTTTATCCCCGCCTCAATTAAGTTCCAGTGCGAGCATTCGTAGCACATCCACAAAGCCCATCGTATCTGGATCTTCTGGATCACAACTCTTTTCTTTCGGTAACTTTAGAAGTTACTCCATGTCTTCACTTCCACCAAATAGTGTGCCACCTCCATCTGTTACAACCTCCACCACTGGACCAAGTTTTAATCCAGAAGATTGGGAACGCTTTTCATTTCAAAGGTCAGTGAAGAGTGAAAAGACCGGGAGTGAAGgacttttatcttttagaggTGTATCTCTTGAGCCAGAAAGATTTTCAGTTCGTTGTGGTTTAGAAGGTATTTTCATCCCTGGAAGAAGATGGAGGaggaaaattgaaataattcaACCAGTAGAAATTACTTCTTTTGCTGCTGACTGCAATACAGATGATCTCCTTTGTGTCCACATCAAG AATGTCTGTCCAACACATGCACCTGATATTGTTGTCTACATAGATGCTGTAACAATCATTTTTGAAGAAGCTTCAAAAAGTGGGCCTCCTTTATCATTACCAATTGCATGTATTGAAGCTGGTGAAGACTATAGTTTGCCAAATTTGGCCCTCAG GAGAGGTGAAGAACATTCTTTCATTCTTAGACCAGTCAATCCCATCTTGAAGAGTTCCAACGGTCATAGTGGAAAAACTTTTCGATCTTCACGAGTACATTCTAGAAGTGCATCATCAACATGGCACCATCTTCCCATTATTGAGGAAAGAAATATTGGGTCACCTACTGATAAATATGCAGTTCTGGTATCATGTCGATGCAATTACACAG AATCAAAGTTGTTCTTCAAGCAGCCAACGAGCTGGAGACCACGAATTTCTAGGGACCTTATGATCTCTGTTGCTTCTGAAATGACAAAACAAACCCTTGGATCTTTTGAAGGAGGTGCTCAGCTTCCAGTACAG GTCTTAACTCTTCAGGCATCAAACCTAACTTCACAAGATCTGACAATGACAGTGCTTGCTCCTGCTTCCTTTACTTCCCCACCTTCTGTGGTGTCATTGAGTACTTCACCGACATCACCAATGAGTCCCTTCATTGGTTCTTCTGATTTTACGGAGAGAGTGAGTATTGATAAGCAAATTAGTGCTGCTCCGAGCAATAGCTCGGTATCAGTAAATCAAGTACCGGAAGGGAAAAATCTTTCTCAATCAGTTTCATTTAGTGAGAGAGCCACTCCCATACCTGATGTGCTTCCAAGTGGCGATTCAGGTTGTACACATCTATGGTTGCAGAGCAGAGTTCCCTTGGG ATGTGTGCCCGCTCAATCTACAGCAACCATCAAACTTGAAGTACTTCCCCTGACGGATGGTATAATCACACTTGATTCTTTACAGATTGATGTAAAGGAGAAAG GTGTGACATATGTTCCTGAGCATTCTCTGAAGATCAATGCAACTTCAAGCATTTCCACTGGGATTATCTGA